The region GCTGTACCCTATGTCGGCATGGCAAAAGTGTTTGATTTCATCCATGCCACCAATGAGATTTTGGCAAATAGAGGCGTTCAATTGCCCTTGGAAGGGCAATCCACTACTTCATCCGAGGCACGATATGAAAATGGGTTGGCATTGCAAAAGTCGATATTTGGAGAAATGATTGATAAGTTGTACAAAGATTCTCCCTCAGATCAAATTCACATTCAAAGACTCCTTTCCGCGAATTGCTTCGGGGATTATTTGACCCGAAAAGGTTTGAGCGTGAAAATCCGGGAACTGCTTACCTTTTCAATGCTCTTGTCCCTGGGCGGGTGCGAACATCAGGTAACGGCACACATTCAAGGAAATTTGAATGTTGGAAATGACAAAGGGGTATTGCTTGCCGCTGTGACACAATTGATCCCTTTCATAGGTTATCCCAGGGCATTGAACGCATTGCGTTGTCTGAATGAAGTGAATTAAGGATTTTTTGGATAACAGGGGAAAGGAACCTATTTTAAAAATATGATGCATTTCAAAACCATAAGCGAACTAGACAAGGCCGAGGGTTTCCCGCCGCCGGAGAATCCGTTGTTCAGTCTCAACCTTCTTACCAAATCGAGCCGATTCAAGAAGGACTTGGAATTTACCTGTGATTGTTACATCATCTGCTTCAAGAAAGTGAAATCCGGAGAACTTTTGTACGGCAAGACAAAATATGACCACAACACTGGCCTCATGTTCTTTGCAAAACCGTCACAGGTTTTTATTACGCGTGGCCTCCAACTGAAGGAAAAGGGATTTGCTATTCATTGTCATCAGGATTTCTTGATGGGGCATCCTCTTTTTGCGGAAATCAAGAAATACAGCTTCTTTGACTATGAAACGCATGAAGCGCTTCACCTATCGCCAAGGGAAAAAGAAATCATGTGGTCGTTGTATTACAAGATGGAAACGGAGTACCACAACAATCCGGATGAATTTAGTAAAGCCATCATCCTCTCGCATCTGGATTCAATCTTGAAATATGCCCAACGCTTTTATAAAAGGCAATTCATCGACCGGAAACCGCTATCCGGCGTTACCGTTTCAAGGTTCAACGAACACCTTGAGGCCTATTTTGAAAATGGTCGAGCAGAGGGAAAGGGATTGCCTACCGTAAACCACATGGCTACACAGCTGGCCTTGTCCCCAAAATACCTGAGCGACTTGTTGAAGCAGGAAACCGGAAAGACCGCGTTGGAGTTGATTCATCTATTTGTGATCTCCGAAGCCAAAAACATGCTTGTCGGTGGCGAGCAGAACGTATCAGAAATCGCATATCAACTCGGCTTTGAAAATCCGCCTTACTTTTCTCGGCTTTTTAAGAAGGAAGTTGGCATAAGTCCAAAGGAATTTAAAAAGTCCCTTCTTAATTAGAGATCACCTCTTTTTGGTCCTTTTCTTAAAAAAATCCATAGATTGCCAAATGAAACACAACATCACGATATTTTTTCCCGCCATGATGGTATGCCTTTCTGTGAGGGTGAGCAATGGAGAGAGGTAAAATACTAAAGGGATGAAAGTTACTTCAAATGCTATAATATTTGGTGGGGGCACCGCTTCGCGTTTCCCCCTGGCCCCCGGCTTCCGTCGCGATGCGCCGGTGATCCGGGGGCACACCCCCTCCTGCGAAGGTGCGCGCGAGGTCGCTCGCATTACGCTCGCGAGGCGTCGCACCTTCGCAACGCATCCTCTGCGGAATGCCGCTGCGCGGCGATGAAAATTGATTTTTTAATTTCATTCATTAGTCTTGGAATGAATCAATGCAAGAGAGGAGAGATAAAGTAAAAAAGATACAAGATAAAATCATGGCGCCTGCCGCCTTGAAAGGCGGCACCGGCCCTCCTTCCGGTCCACCCCTTCGGGTGCTTCTCCTTCGTCAGGGATTTCCAAGGGTCACAAGGGTCGTCGGCCTTCAGCCTCGGGCTGCCACGGCGGCTATGCCGCTACGCGGCGGCGTCCGGGCAGCACCGCGCTCCAGCGCGGCCTCCAGTCGTTCCTGGCGCTGGTATTAAGGCGGACTCCCTGGTTGATTTTTTCAAGAAAGAAAATAGGGATTGGTTTGTGGGAAAGCGGGAAATCAGTCAATTTGTATTTTTCCCCTTCTCCACCTGTAGAGGGGAGGCCGGGGTGAGGCGGCGGCTATTTTATCGCTCTCACTACAACAACGCCGTTTGAGATTGAAAATTTCCGCAGGTCCATTACCTTTTGGTTTGCCGCTGAAACACGGCCCAGCATTTTCCCGGCAAGGTCGTATACTGCAATGACTGCGTTCTTCCCTTGTAAATAAGCAGGAACGGAAAATTTGCCTGTTGCTACTTTGAAAACCATTGGGCTAGCACCAATGGTAGATTGCTTACGGCCGGAAACGGGTTGTGAGAGAGTTGTTCCGCCGAGATGAAAGGTGTCGAGGCCGGATGTATGGAGATCTGTGGTTCCAGAATTATTGTATGCCCACAGAAACACCATCTGGATTTGATGCTGTGAGCTGTCTACGACAATGAATTTAAGAATCTTGATCTTTGCGTAAAATGGTCTGTTCCAGACTGGACGAGGATCGGTGGCGGTCTTGAGAAGGTAGACGTTGCCGATGCATTTGGAAAGCGAGTCGGGGGCGATTTTAAAGAACATGTACGCCAAACCTAGACCAAGGTCGTATTTCATAAGGCTGTCCGGAGGGGCGGTTTTGATGCTGTCAAGGTTGAGTTTGCCGAGGTCCGCGGCAAGCCCTCCAGGGACGCCCGCAGTATAAGCATTGTATGCGCCCATGTAATCCAACCCAAAATGCCTGACACAACCATTATCTGAAGTTGCTGAAGTGCAAGGTCGTTCCAAAACAAAATCCATTCCATTGTGTTGGGCATCGTCTATCAAGGTATCTACTCCAGTAAATATCAATCCGCTCTCCTCTTTTCCAAAACTCAAAGAATGAAGAATTAAGAAAAGGCAACACAAATTGCTGAACAAATACCTCTTGAGAACCATTTATTCTCCTACTTTTTGAACTTTAATGTTTTGTACCTTGATTCCCGAAGTGTTCGTGTTGTAGCCCAAAGAGGAACCGTCATAATTGACAATAATCCCACAATATCCCTCGCTTTTACGAGTGCCCAATACGTCAACAGGATAACTCGATGGATACCCAGGCCTTGCACCACTTGCAGGCCAAATTACACCCTCAATGCTGGTTTCGCCGTCAACTATTGTGTCCTGGAGATTGCTGGTCTTGACCCTCACGCTGAAATTCATCGTGTCATTCCCACCCTCAAACAACACATCCGAAACCAGAACCATCACCGAAT is a window of Chitinivibrionales bacterium DNA encoding:
- a CDS encoding AraC family transcriptional regulator, which produces MMHFKTISELDKAEGFPPPENPLFSLNLLTKSSRFKKDLEFTCDCYIICFKKVKSGELLYGKTKYDHNTGLMFFAKPSQVFITRGLQLKEKGFAIHCHQDFLMGHPLFAEIKKYSFFDYETHEALHLSPREKEIMWSLYYKMETEYHNNPDEFSKAIILSHLDSILKYAQRFYKRQFIDRKPLSGVTVSRFNEHLEAYFENGRAEGKGLPTVNHMATQLALSPKYLSDLLKQETGKTALELIHLFVISEAKNMLVGGEQNVSEIAYQLGFENPPYFSRLFKKEVGISPKEFKKSLLN